In Streptomyces sp. TLI_146, the genomic stretch CCCCAGCAGCGCCCGCAGCGGCGCGAGCGTGTCGTTGGTGAGCCGCCCCGACCACGCCAGGTCCCATACGGCGTCGGCCAGTTGGGGGTCGGTGGCCTCCGGGTGGGTGGTGGAGCGGACCTGGTCGGCGATCTGGCGGAAGAACAGCCCGTAGCCGGGGGCGAGCGCCGTCAGCACCGACTCGTGCAGCGCGGTGAGCTCCAGCGGGTGCGGCGGGGGCAGCAGCAGGGGCGCCGCGTCCGCGAGGAACAGGGACACCCAGCCGTCCTTGCCCGGCAGCGCGCCCGCCCCCGCCCACAGGACCTCGCCGGTGGTGGTGAGCTCGTCGAGCATCCCCGGCCCGTAGTCGGAGACCCGGGACGGCAGGACCAGCTTCTCCAGGGCGGACGCGGGCACGGCGGCGCCCTGCAACTGCTCGACGGCCCGGGCCAGCCCGTCGATGCCGCGCAGGCTGTTGCTCCCCAGGTGCTGCCACTGCGGCAGGAAGGTGGCGAGCGCCGCCGGCGGCACCGGTTCCAGCTCGTGGCGCAGCGCGGCCAGGGAGCGGCGGCGCAGCCTGCGCAGCACCGTCGCGTCGCACCACTCCTGCCCGAGCCCCGCCGGATGGAACTCGCCCTGCACCACCCGCCCGCTCGCCGCCAGCCGCTGCAGCGCGCCGTCGGTGACGGCCGTGCCGAGGCCGAACCGGGCCGCCGCCGTGGCCGAGGTGAACGGCCCGTGCGTGCGCGCGTACCGCGACAGGAGGTCGCCGAGCGGGTCCTTGACCGGCTCCGTGAACGCCTCGGGCACCCCCACCGGCAGCGCCGTGCCCAGCGCGTCGCGCAGCCGCCCCGCGTCCTCGATCGCCGCCCAGTGCTCGGCGCCGCCGATCCGCACCCGGATGGCGCGGCGGGCGGCCGCGAGCTCCTGCGGCCACCCCGGGTCGGCGCCGCGCGCGACCAGCTCGTCGCCGGTCAGCGGCCCCAGCACCCGCAGCAGATCGGCGACGCCCTCCACGTCCTTGATCTGGCGGTCCTCGGTGAGCCACTGGAGCTCCTGCTCCAGCTCGGTCAGGACGTCCGCGTCCAGGAGCTCGCGCAACTCGGCCTGGCCCAGCAGCTCGGCCAGGAGGCGGGAGTCGAGCGAGAGGGCCGCGGCCCGCCGCTCGGCCAGCGGCGAGTCGCCCTCGTAGAGGAACTGGGCCACGTAGCCGAAGAGCAGCGAGCGCGCGAAGGGTGACGGCTCGGGCGTGGTCACCTCGACCAGCCGGACCCGGCGCGCCTCCAGGTCGCCCATCAGCTCGGTCAGCCCCGGCACGTCGAAGACGTCCTGGAGGCATTCGCGGACGGCCTCCAGGACGATCGGGAACGAGCCGAACTCGCTCGCGACCTGGAGCAGTTGGGCCGCGCGCTGGCGCTGCTGCCACAGCGGGGTGCGCTTGCCGGGGTTGCGCCGGGGCAGCAGCAACGCGCGCGCGGCGCACTCCCGGAAGCGGGCGGCGAACAGCGCCGAGCCGCCCACCTGGTCGGTGACGATCTGCTCGATCTCACCCTTGTCGAAGACCGCGTCCGCCGCCCCGATGGGGGCCTGCTCGCTGTCGTATGTCGAGTCCAGGTGGCCCGGGTCCTGGTCGAGGAGGTCGAAGCCCATCAGGTCGGCGTCGGGCAGCCGCAGCACGATGCCGTCGTCCGCGTGCATGACCTGGGCGTCCATCCCGTACCGCTCGGCCAGACGGGCGCCGAGCGCCAGTGCCCACGGCGCGTGCACCTGGGCCCCGAAGGGGGAGTGGATGACGACCCGCCAGTCGCCCAGCTCGTCGCGGAACCGCTCGACGAGGATGGTGCGGTCGTCGGGCACGTGGCCGCACGCGCGGCGCTGCTCGTCGAGGTAGGCCACCACGTTGTCGGCCGCCCAGGCGTCCAGGCCCGCGCTCAGCAGCCGCAGCCGCGCGTCCTCGGCGCTGAGCGAGCCGACCTCGCGCAGGAACGCGCCGAGGGCGCGCCCCAGTTCGAGCGGGCGGCCCAGCTGGTCGCCCTTCCAGAACGGCAGCCTTCCCGGGACACCGGGGGCGGGGGAGACCAGCACGCGGTCGCGGGTGATGTCCTCGATGCGCCAGGACGTGGTGCCCAGCGTGAACACATCGCCGACGCGCGACTCGTAGACCATCTCCTCATCGAGCTCGCCGACCCGGCCGCCGCCCTTCTTGGGGTCGGAGCCCGCCAGGAAGACGCCGAACAGGCCACGGTCCGGGATGGTGCCGCCGGATGTCACCGCGAGGCGCTGGGCGCCGGGGCGGCCCGTCACCGTACCGGCCACGCGGTCCCACACCACGCGCGGGCGCAGCTCCGCGAAGGCGTCGGACGGATAGCGGCCCGCCAGCATGTCCAGGACGGCCGTGAACGCCGACTCCGGCAGCGCCGCGAACGGCGCCGCCCGGCGCACCAGCGCCAGCAGATCGTCCGCCTGCCAGCTGTCCAGGGCCGTCATGGCGACCAACTGCTGTGCCAGCACGTCCAGCGGATTGGACGGGATCCGCAGCGACTCGATGGCTCCCGAACGCATCCGCTCGGTGACCACCGCCGACTGGACCAGATCGCCCCGGTACTTCGGGAAGACCACGCCCGTGGAGACCGCGCCCACCTGGTGTCCGGCGCGGCCCACCCGCTGCAGGCCCGAGGCGACCGAGGGCGGCGACTCGACCTGCACCACCAGGTCCACCGCGCCCATGTCGATGCCCAGTTCAAGACTGGAGGTGGCGACGACGGCGGGCAGCCGGCCCGCCTTCAGGTCCTCCTCGACCAGGGCGCGCTGCTCCTTGGAGACCGAGCCGTGATGGGCGCGCGCGAGGACGGGCGGCGCCCCCTTGGCCGCCCCCGACTGGGCCATGACCTCGGCCGGGGAGTGCGCCTCCGCCAACGGCATGGCGCTCTCGCCCGCCTCCAGCGCGGCCGCCGTGGCACGCTCGTACGCGATCTCGTTGAGCCGGTTGCACAGCCGCTCGGCGAGACGGCGGGAGTTGGCGAAGACGATCGTCGAGCGGTGCGCCTGGACCAGGTCGACGATGCGCTCCTCGACGTGCGGCCAGATCGACGGCTTCTCCGCGCCCTCGGCCGCGTCGGCCGCCGGCGAGCCGCCCAGCTCCCCGAGATCCTCCACGGGAACGACCACCGACAGGTCGAACTCCTTGGTGGAGCGCGGCTGGACGATCTCCACCTTGCGCTGCGGCGACAGGAAGCGCGCCACCTCGTCCACCGGACGCACCGTCGCCGACAGGCCGATCCGGCGCGCGGGCCTGGCCAGCAGCTCGTCCAACCGCTCCAGGGACAGGGCGAGATGGGCTCCGCGCTTGGTGCCCGCCACCGCGTGCACCTCGTCCAGGATCACCGTCTCGACTCCCGCCAGCGCCTCGCGCGCGGACGACGTGAGCATCAGGAACAGCGACTCGGGCGTGGTGATCAGAATGTCCGGAGGCCGGGTCGACATGGCACGCCGCTCGGCGGGCGGAGTGTCACCGGAACGGATCCCGACCCGCACCTCCGGCTCCGGCAGCCCCAGACGCACCGACTCCTGGCGGATGCCCGTGAGCGGGGAGCGCAGATTCCGCTCGACGTCGACCGCCAGCGCCTTCAGCGGCGACACGTACAGCACCCGGCAGCGCTTCTTCGCCTCGGCGGGCGGCGGGGCGGCGGCCAGCCCGTCCAGAGCGGCCAGGAACGCGGCGAGGGTCTTGCCCGAGCCGGTCGGCGCGACCACCAGGACGTCCGAACCCTCGGAGATCGCCCGCCAGGCGCCCTCCTGCGCGGCGGTGGGCGCGGTGAAGGCCCCCGTGAACCAGCCCCTGGTCGCGGGAGAGAAGGAATCCAGCGCTGTCCTTGCCATGGTCCCCATCGTGCACCCACCCACTGACAATGGCCCGGAGCTGCGAGAATGCGGATATGAACGCGGCCGAGGAGTGGGCACGGCACTGGCGGTACCCGGGACTGCCGGGCCTCGAACTGCTCCACGCCCGCTACGTCAGCCACTCCTTCTCCCGCCACAGCCACGAGGGCTTCGTCTTCGGCGCGGTACGCGGCGGCATCGAGGACGTCGTCCTGCCCGGCGAGACCGTACGGGCGCGGCCCGGCACCGTCGTCATGATCAATCCCGAGGTGCCGCACGCCGCCCACGCCGGAGTCCCCGAGGGCTGGACGTACGCCACGCTCTACCCCTCCTCGCAGCTCATCGCCGACATCGCCGCCGAGGTCACCACCCTGCGCGGCACCGCGGGCTTCGCCGAGACCATCGTCGAGGACCCGGACACCGCCCTGCTCATCCAGGAGGTGCACCGGGCGGCCGAGCAGGGCAACGCGCTCGCCGCCGACACCGTGTTCCGCGTCGCCGTCGCCCGCCTGCTGCGCCGCCACGGACAGTCCCTGCCCGCGCGCACCACCGGCTCGGCCGGCGCCCGCACGGCGGCCGCCGCACGCGCCCTCCTGAAGGAGCGGCTGGTGGACCCGCCGTCCCTGGAACAGCTCGCCCACGACCTCGGGACCAGCCCGTTCGCGCTGCTGCGGGCCTTCAAGGGCGCGTACGGGCTGCCCCCGCACACCTGGCTCACCGGCGAACGCATCCGCCGGGCCCGGCTGCTCCTGGAGGCCGGGACCGCGCCCGCGGAGGCCGCCGTGGCCGTCGGCTTCACCGACCAGCCGCACCTCAACCGCCACTTCACTCGCATCGTGGGAGTGACGCCCGGCGTATACCGCAGGGAGCGCGCAAGAACGTACAAGAACGCGGGAGCCCCGCCCCCGTAACGTCCCGGACGTGGCAGCAGAACAGTCAGCACCCCCAGAAATACGCCCTGAGAGCGGAGCCGCAGCAAGCTCCCCCCTCAGCGGCACCGAGCCGGACCCGACCCTCCCGGACGAGCGCAAGCCGGACTCCGCCGTCGTCAGGGACGCCCTCGGCGTCGGCGTGGCCGTCGGGCTCTCGGGCTTCGCCTTCGGAGTGACCTCGGCGGGATCGGGGCTCACCCTCCTCCAGACCTGCGCGCTCAGCCTCCTCGTCTTCACCGGCGCCTCGCAGTTCGCCCTGGTGGGCGCGCTCGCCGCGGGCGGCAACCCGTTCACGGCGGCGGCCGGAGCCTTCTTCCTGGGCGTACGCAACGCCTTCTACGGGCTACGCCTGTCGCAGCTGCTCGCACTCCCGCGCGCGGTGCGGCCGTTCGCCGCCCAGTGGGTGATCGACGAGACGACCGTCGTGACCCTCGCCCAGCCCACCCGCCGGGCCGCGCGGATCGGCTTCACCGTCACCGGACTCACGCTCTACGTGCTGTGGAACCTGACGACCCTGGCCGGAGCCGCCGGCGCGGAGGCCATCGGCGACACCGACGCGTGGGGACTGGACGCGGCGAGCCCCGCCGTTTTC encodes the following:
- a CDS encoding ATP-dependent helicase, which codes for MARTALDSFSPATRGWFTGAFTAPTAAQEGAWRAISEGSDVLVVAPTGSGKTLAAFLAALDGLAAAPPPAEAKKRCRVLYVSPLKALAVDVERNLRSPLTGIRQESVRLGLPEPEVRVGIRSGDTPPAERRAMSTRPPDILITTPESLFLMLTSSAREALAGVETVILDEVHAVAGTKRGAHLALSLERLDELLARPARRIGLSATVRPVDEVARFLSPQRKVEIVQPRSTKEFDLSVVVPVEDLGELGGSPAADAAEGAEKPSIWPHVEERIVDLVQAHRSTIVFANSRRLAERLCNRLNEIAYERATAAALEAGESAMPLAEAHSPAEVMAQSGAAKGAPPVLARAHHGSVSKEQRALVEEDLKAGRLPAVVATSSLELGIDMGAVDLVVQVESPPSVASGLQRVGRAGHQVGAVSTGVVFPKYRGDLVQSAVVTERMRSGAIESLRIPSNPLDVLAQQLVAMTALDSWQADDLLALVRRAAPFAALPESAFTAVLDMLAGRYPSDAFAELRPRVVWDRVAGTVTGRPGAQRLAVTSGGTIPDRGLFGVFLAGSDPKKGGGRVGELDEEMVYESRVGDVFTLGTTSWRIEDITRDRVLVSPAPGVPGRLPFWKGDQLGRPLELGRALGAFLREVGSLSAEDARLRLLSAGLDAWAADNVVAYLDEQRRACGHVPDDRTILVERFRDELGDWRVVIHSPFGAQVHAPWALALGARLAERYGMDAQVMHADDGIVLRLPDADLMGFDLLDQDPGHLDSTYDSEQAPIGAADAVFDKGEIEQIVTDQVGGSALFAARFRECAARALLLPRRNPGKRTPLWQQRQRAAQLLQVASEFGSFPIVLEAVRECLQDVFDVPGLTELMGDLEARRVRLVEVTTPEPSPFARSLLFGYVAQFLYEGDSPLAERRAAALSLDSRLLAELLGQAELRELLDADVLTELEQELQWLTEDRQIKDVEGVADLLRVLGPLTGDELVARGADPGWPQELAAARRAIRVRIGGAEHWAAIEDAGRLRDALGTALPVGVPEAFTEPVKDPLGDLLSRYARTHGPFTSATAAARFGLGTAVTDGALQRLAASGRVVQGEFHPAGLGQEWCDATVLRRLRRRSLAALRHELEPVPPAALATFLPQWQHLGSNSLRGIDGLARAVEQLQGAAVPASALEKLVLPSRVSDYGPGMLDELTTTGEVLWAGAGALPGKDGWVSLFLADAAPLLLPPPHPLELTALHESVLTALAPGYGLFFRQIADQVRSTTHPEATDPQLADAVWDLAWSGRLTNDTLAPLRALLGSGRTAGSTAHRAKRTVPRGRYGTLTAAARPASRTGPPTVSGRWSLLPAREPDPTHRAHALARTLLDRHGVVTRGAVAAEGVEGGFSATYRILAAFEDSGQARRGYVVEGLGAAQFAMDGAVDRLRAAATARDRAEARPAPRGVVLAAADPANAYGAALAWPEPPAGAGHKPGRKAGSMVVLVDGELALYMERGGKSLLVWPSEPEDPALLAAVEALAGAARAGRLGTVTVERVNGEAALTAPLARALEGAGFVPTPRGLRLRP
- a CDS encoding AzlC family ABC transporter permease, with the translated sequence MAAEQSAPPEIRPESGAAASSPLSGTEPDPTLPDERKPDSAVVRDALGVGVAVGLSGFAFGVTSAGSGLTLLQTCALSLLVFTGASQFALVGALAAGGNPFTAAAGAFFLGVRNAFYGLRLSQLLALPRAVRPFAAQWVIDETTVVTLAQPTRRAARIGFTVTGLTLYVLWNLTTLAGAAGAEAIGDTDAWGLDAASPAVFLALLAPMLTTATERITAGVAVLLALGFLPVLPAGAPVLLAALAAPLVLFLKGRADAAKGRENTMKGRTQSVPADGNSGKGAGR
- a CDS encoding AraC family transcriptional regulator, coding for MNAAEEWARHWRYPGLPGLELLHARYVSHSFSRHSHEGFVFGAVRGGIEDVVLPGETVRARPGTVVMINPEVPHAAHAGVPEGWTYATLYPSSQLIADIAAEVTTLRGTAGFAETIVEDPDTALLIQEVHRAAEQGNALAADTVFRVAVARLLRRHGQSLPARTTGSAGARTAAAARALLKERLVDPPSLEQLAHDLGTSPFALLRAFKGAYGLPPHTWLTGERIRRARLLLEAGTAPAEAAVAVGFTDQPHLNRHFTRIVGVTPGVYRRERARTYKNAGAPPP